From a region of the Vanrija pseudolonga chromosome 2, complete sequence genome:
- the ACE2 gene encoding Cell wall transcription factor ACE2, with protein MSESHDAGLVRPRPPSNLFVSTKNSSQAHSPSRQYTLPSPPLSDSSDAAAGALDFDLEPLDHIVARHTTPSGSEHDPFVASPQSSTTLVSPKLSTLTGLSPTSFKFDGLDVSAVAAAGLSSSTATSPTTTAEALSVHHLERFLHYKALAAQAQAELSLSLLESRQPMGTEDVLKNARNAMLSLQTHQPAPFFSAPAPSAAAGWNQTFTYQQQHHQQQQHVFHAQAQAQSHLQAHEAAAQQAAAAQRNAMTNYYMPQRTSFDGTAPGVPQAPSLWSRQSASTSVSGASPPFPSTPTYSASATLADAKHPSFATTGPSLPAIDGENEIEADELEFGSPEADDSHSNVSIPNLHGGGRGYVPGKTPDDPKKRHKCTVCGRGFARVFNLKSHVQTHDPLRPKPHQCPHHMCKRSFSRLHDLERHRQGIHSDGPLVDAKRQGVSPSVVRAQSRMQRRAEAGGLI; from the coding sequence ATGTCGGAATCCCACGACGCAGGACTTGTTCGTCCCCGCCCTCCATCCAACCTCTTTGTCTCGACAAAGAACTCTTCGCAGGCGCACTCTCCTTCTCGCCAGTACAcgctcccctcgccgcctctgTCCGACTCGTCGGACGCTGCTGCCGGTGCTCTCGACTTTGATCTTGAGCCCCTTGACCACATTGTAGCGCGTCACACAACCCCTTCGGGATCAGAGCACGACCCCTTCGTCGCGTCCCCCCAGTCGTCGACCACGCTTGTTTCCCCCAAGCTCTCTACCCTCACCGGCCTCTCGCCCACGTCTTTCAAGTTTGACGGACTCGACGTTTCTgctgttgccgctgccggtCTCTCTTCGAGCACCGCCACTTCGCCTACCACCACCGCAGAGGCCCTGAGCGTccaccacctcgagcgcTTCCTCCACTACAAGGCCCTCGCAGCTCAGGCACAGGCTGAACTATCACTCTCTCTCCTCGAGTCGCGCCAGCCAATGGGCACTGAAGACGTTCTCAAGAACGCTCGCAACGCCATGCTTTCCCTCCAGACCCACCAGCCTGCccccttcttctcggcccccgccccgTCGGCTGCCGCGGGATGGAACCAGACCTTCAcgtaccagcagcagcaccaccagcagcagcagcacgtgTTCCACGCCCAGGCTCAGGCCCAGTCGCACCTGCAGGCTCACGAGGCTGCCGCTcagcaggccgccgctgcccagcgCAACGCCATGACCAACTACTACATGCCTCAGCGCACGTCGTTTGACGGCACTGCCCCCGGCGTGCCCCAGGCTCCCTCGCTCTGGTCGCGCCAGTCGGCTAGCACGTCGGTCTCGGGTGCTTCGCCCCCCTTCCCCTCGACCCCAACCTACAGCGCTTcggccacgctcgccgacgccaagcacCCCTCGTTTGCCACCACCGGTCCCTCGCTCCCCGCCATTGACGGCGAGAACGagatcgaggccgacgagcttgagTTTGGctcgcccgaggccgacgactcgCACTCGAACGTGTCGATTCCCAACCTCCAcggtggcggccgcggctACGTCCCGGGCAAGACCCCCGACGACCCCAAGAAGCGCCACAAGTGCACCGTCTGTGGCCGTGGTTTCGCTCGCGTCTTCAACCTCAAGTCGCACGTCCAGACCCACGACCCCCTCCGCCCCAAGCCCCACCAGTGCCCCCACCACATGTGCAagcgctccttctcgcgtctgcacgacctcgagcgccacCGCCAGGGCATCCACTCGGATGgccccctcgtcgacgccaagcgccaggGCGTGTCGCCCTCGGTCGTCCGTGCTCAGAGCCGGAtgcagcgtcgcgccgaggccggtgGCCTCATCTAA
- the SPAC3A12.06c gene encoding Putative cation exchangerc, whose protein sequence is MVASGVDTSRRPATASKRPLHRALAFAVVIAALVLYSAVALPRLHARKSSHLHSHALKRSLSALEEGEPSRGTLFRIPYEQWFDETPIALRPAFLAFLLLILALLFSSISITASDFFCPNLATLSAYLGLSETTAGVTLLAFGNGSPDVFSTFVAVREGTLGLAVGELIGAATFITSIVVGSIAMVKPFNVPRLPFVRDAVFFVSAVCMLMWVLKDGHLSLKESGSMVLLYLTYVFVVIVSNYIVGRRRRRRELEELGWKASTEVQRAPSPIPPDQVDPARSTPSSTLATPLVIETPSTPQMHDSLTLRSSPTRPTHLRRVSAATLNADQHVHHHAHHHDAANVDTPRATFSLLGAVEFRDVVNSLRHEMHSPSSSRAPSRSGSPPPEDGEDGHHHHHHRRRQSSGPALSPTAGMTRRQSLSGQRSRSGSLIRTPLSRSASGRGLARARSPSIPQSPVLRALEPIPPSPDQEPLVVSGSPSLRSGSLGSKQLSGTDLPALGAPEASSSTALALPQPARRKTPDLHVVIPTTETPRKPFVSSHRDGEPSPGLDLPAIAIVDPSGEAHPPPPSRAVTQESVFVQAHTAFYRIMHTLFPSLIQFREKSILGKVLAILSVPAIFCLTLTLPVVDDGRGGDGGIALPIEDEPLTDHTHALPLVEQDEYGPLDDEDEDDDADVRSFQHLHSHLHLHRRASISPIALVRSGSPTFDDDGSDTLSAIVDDVSDCDEIEYNVYLTAAQCVLGPVVCTYLLFLEEDYLFYALAVAGGIGVGIALITLKHSTDGTEQPWRLIRCCCGFVCSMIWIASIADEVVAVLQTVGEIFGLSDAIIGLTIFAVGNSLADLVANITIAQFAPTMAYAACFGGPLLNLLLGIGGAGSFSILSSPTHAPVLINFSPTLWVSGCGLLFILIATAIVVPINRFRIDRRWAACLLVAYAAIMTTNVVVEIRHERK, encoded by the exons ATGGTGGCCTCGGGCGTCGAcacgtcgcgccggcctgcGACCGCGAGCAAGCGCCCGCTCCACCGGGCACTTGCGTTCGCTGTTGTGAtcgctgcgctcgtgctGTACTCGGCTGTTGCGTTGCCCCGGTTACACGCGCGCAAGTCATCCCACCTGCACTCGCATGCGCTCAAGCGGTCTTTGAGCGCgttggaggagggcgag CCTTCACGCGGCACACTGTTCCGCATCCCGTACGAGCAGTGGTTTGACGAGACGCCCATCGCGCTCCGgcccgccttcctcgccttcctcctaCTCATTCTCGCTCTCCTCTTCTCCTCCATCTCCATCACGGCGAGCGACTTCTTCTGCCCCAACCTCGCTACTCTGTCGGCGtacctcggcctcagcgaGACGACAGCAGGAGTCACGCTGTTGGCCTTTGGGAATGGCTCGCCCGATGTCTTCTCGACGTTTGTCGCTGTACGCGAGGGAACTCTGgggctggccgtcggcgagctgatcggcgcggcgacTTTTATCACATCGATCGTCGTTGGTTCCATTGCCATGGTCAAGCCGTTCAACGTGCCTCGCCTCCCGTtcgtccgcgacgccgtcttCTTCGTCTCGGCCGTGTGCATGCTCATGTGGGTCCTCAAGGACGGCCACCTGAGCTTGAAAGAGTCGGGCTCCATGGTCCTCCTGTACCTCACGTACGTGTTCGTCGTCATCGTGTCCAACTACATTgtcggacggcgacgaaggCGAAGGGAGCTGGAAGAGCTCGGCTGGAAAGCAAGCACCGaggtgcagcgcgcgccgagccccatTCCACCTGACCAGGTCGACCCAGCCCGCtccacgccgtcctcgaccctCGCAACCCCGCTCGTCATCgagacgccgtcgacgccgcagaTGCACGACTCGCTCACGCTCCGATCTTCaccgacgcgcccgacgcaCCTGCGGCGCGTGTCGGCTGCAACCCTCAACGCCGATCAGCATGTGCACCACCACGCTCACCACCATGACGCGGCCAATGTCGACACGCCCCGCGCGACGTTCTCGCTCCTTGGTGCCGTCGAGTTTCGCGACGTCGTCAACTCGCTCCGGCATGAGAtgcactcgccctcgtcgtcgcgcgctccttctcgatcAGGCAGCCCACCGCCCGAGGACGGAGAGGAtgggcaccaccaccaccatcaccggcgccgccagtCGTCTGGCCCCGCCCTCTCCCCGACTGCTGGGATGACCCGCCGGCAGTCTCTCAGCGGCCAGCGGAGCCGGAGCGGCTCCCTTATCCGCACACCATTGTCACGCTCGGCTTCGGGCCGCGGGCTGGCACGTGCCAGGTCGCCCTCGATTCCCCAATCGCCAGTCCTCCGTGCTTTAGAACCCATTCCACCCTCGCCAGACCAAGAGCCCCTCGTCGTGTCCGGCAGCCCGAGCCTGCGGAGCGGAAGTCTGGGGTCCAAGCAGCTCAGCGGGACCGACCTtccggcgctcggcgccccCGAAgcgtccagctcgacggCACTGGCACTTCCGCAGCCTGCGCGGCGCAAGACGCCCGACCTCCACGTCGTCATTCCCACCACCGAGACGCCACGCAAGCCGTTCGTGTCGTCTCACCGTGATGGCGAGCCTTCGcccggcctcgacctcccgGCTATCGCCATCGTCGACCCCAGCGGCGAGGCACACCCGCCACCCCCCTCGAGGGCCGTCACCCAGGAGAGCGTGTTTGTGCAGGCGCACACTGCGTTCTACCGCATCATGCACACGCTCTTCCCGTCGCTGATCCAGTTCCGCGAGAAGTCGATCCTGGGTAAagtcctcgccatcctctcGGTCCCCGCCATCTTCTgcctcacgctcacgctTCCCGTCGTGGACGACGGTcgaggtggcgacggcggaaTCGCACTTCCCATCGAAGATGAGCCATTGACCGACCACACGCATGCGCtccccctcgtcgagcaggacgaATACGGGCCGctcgatgacgaggacgaggacgatgacgccgacgttCGTTCCTTCCAGCATCTGCATTCCCACTTGCatctccaccgccgcgcgagcaTCAGCCCCATTGCACTGGTGCGATCGGGCTCACCGACttttgacgacgacgggtcAGACACACTTTCCgccattgtcgacgacgtgtcCGACTGCGACGAGATAGAGTACAACGTGTACCTCACCGCTGCGCAGTGTGTCCTCGGCCCAGTGGTCTGCACGTATCTGCTGTTCCTGGAGGAAGACTATCTGTTCTACGCGCTGGCGGTCGCGGGAGGCATTGGTGTCGGCATCGCCCTCATCACGCTCAAGCACTCGACCGACGGAACAGAACAGCCGTGGCGCTTGATccgttgctgctgcggcttTGTTTGCAGTATGATCTGGATCGCGTCCattgccgacgaggtggtcgcggTCCTGCAAACCGTTGGCGAGATCTTTGGCCTGTCGGACGCCATTATCGGGTTAACAA TCTTTGCAGTGGGGAACAGTCTTGCAGACCTCGTGGCCAACATTACGATCGCGCAGTTTGCGCCGACCATGGCGTACGCGGCTTGCTTTGGCGGCCCTCTTCTCAACCTCCTGCTCGGTATTGGTGGCGCCGGCTCCTTCTCCATCCTCTCCAGCCCGACGCACGCCCCAGTGCTCATCAACTTTAGCCCCACGCTCTGGGTGAGCGGGTGCGGGCTGCTCTTCATTCTCATTGCGACGGCCATCGTGGTCCCCATCAACCGGTTCAGAATCGACCGTCGGTGGGCCGCATGCCTGCTCGTCGCGTACGCAGCGATCATGACAACGAATGTGGTGGTCGAGATCCGCCACGAAAGGAAGTGA
- the RPO41 gene encoding DNA-directed RNA polymerase, mitochondrial, giving the protein MLRSQIKVAALRRTPHASSSRLPSTCVSCARSYAKPTTPAAAQPALAEAHGRVMDPAIFASNRESRYEEPHKFNPHPDMKISHGPGRRLPSIQLPSPLPMDVEVPMSSLQAELYKPTSTVDTIAMLSICSSRPEFVPRAYQIFTQLLDDVKAGLARLPSSEVFANVIKGVAALAVKGTKAQSEREAALWRHRALQLVWDWETTHKGTRGIPMLDHDGVRVYRGWFAGLVSSNSPLDSIVPYIENPNLGLTPLLANLQTSDLEKALKKLADFARRGARADLLAQITELQGIEREKREFMEREVVPEVSPVLVVPKQPKTRKLSHLPEVKEADRSELGPQARFTITNLRDTLTHINSPLSTFQRQMDLERASYAAAEAELAHSAKALEEAGLSDVVGNSRLQRDELQGHMHRWHVLLTEYLEQDIKEMRERVDNKNLTKAELLAPRYSSNAKMKDSAMLLYLTVLPPKKMALITILEVMRMIGSGGVTDGMKTLRGVLSVGKAVETEHRAETIRTVVGTDSALWQRAVDSQTQKPSRRNIGELWTQIGKEREQSAAESTQDMSNKINADLRSVWTPPWSQMLQMSLGSHLVEGLIKIAKVPRTGVDPLTGEKVTEEQPAFNHEYEYLRGKKLGVIRLNPVVASRLAADSVRQVIHPKHLPMLVPPRPWTQWNDGAYLATPVTMMRFKDSVEQMNYLKAASQNDHLTPVFHGLDVLSSTPWRINRGVFDVVLEAWNSGEAIGDIPATPDKTTYVMPEKPDPRDTDPAKRSSYVHNLKMVLAQQRKDHAERCKYNYNLEIARSYLNDVFYIPHNMDFRGRAYPIPPHLSPVGDDLCRGLLTFGIKKPLGAQGLKWLQIHLANVTGFDKASFEDRAKYAQEHEADIFDSADNPLTGRRWWLKAEDPWQCLAVCKDLTAALRSPDPTKYESSLPVHQDGTCNGMQHYAALGGDVRGAKAVNLEKGDRPADIYTGVADLVNASIEEDKKNNVPVALLIDGPLGRKVVKQTVMTTVYGVTFIGARDQIAKQLIARGGLTGDDVYMVSSYVARKVLASIGDLFSGARAIQDWLTMSARLVAKSIPPERLSIATAPEDPSKKKRKSDAGKGRLSKELMTAVVWTTPLGLPVVQPYRKAAKKQIMTSLQTVFIHDPNAPSEVSPQKQATAFPPNFVHSLDATHMLLTAVQCNQSNIQFASVHDSYWTHAATVEPMSEVIRDTFIHLHTQNLIGELHDEFLERYGDNCIPINRDSAYFKNIAEKRKASEKRTKAVEASEAAVGEVDDATASLADADADADADQDPDSAIVNEKVVEGSEGIDLSEVNEDMEVLTLNGHKFVRFRDILPRPPPRGVFDVEKIRDSAYFFS; this is encoded by the exons ATGCTTCGCTCGCAAATCAAGGTCGCAGCCCTTCGTCGCACACCTCACGCCTCATCATCCCGCCTCCCCTCAACATGTGTGAGCTGTGCTAGGTCATATGCCAAGCCTACGACcccggcagcggcgcagccAGCACTTGCCGAGGCCCACGGCCGGGTCATGGACCCAGCAATCTTTGCCAGCAACCGCGAGTCGCGGTACGAAGAGCCTCACAAGTTCAACCCCCACCCGGATATGAAGATCTCGCATGGTCCCGGCCGCAGGCTGCCTTCCATCCAGCTGCCATCACCATTGCCgatggacgtcgaggtgcCCATGTCGTCGCTCCAGGCCGAGCTCTACAAGCCGACCAGCACAGTCGACACGATCGCCATGCTTTCCATCTGCTCCAGCCGCCCAGAATTCGTTCCCCGCGCTTATCAGATCTTCACCCAGCttctcgacgacgtcaaggctGGCCTCGCACGCCTCCCCTCTTCCGAGGTCTTCGCCAACGTCATCAAAggtgtcgccgccctcgccgtgaAAGGGACAAAGGCTCAATCCGAGCGTGAGGCTGCCCTCTGGCGCCATCGCGCACTCCAGCTGGTTTGGGACTGGGAGACGACGCACAAGGGAACTCGCGGTATCCCTATGCTGGACCACGACGGTGTTCGTGTCTACCGCGGATGGTTTGCCGGTCTCGTGAG CTCCAACTCGCCACTGGACTCGATTGTTCCTTACATCGAGAACCCCAACCTGGGTCTCACGCCGCTCCTTGCGAACCTGCAGACCTCCGACCTGGAGAAGGCGCTGAAGAAGCTCGCCGACTTTGCCAGGCGTGGCGCGCGTGCCGACCTTCTGGCGCAGATCACCGAGCTGCAAGGCATCGAGCGGGAGAAGCGCGAGTTCatggagcgcgaggtcgtgcccGAAGTGTCGCCTGTCCTTGTCGTTCCCAAGCAGCCCAAGACTCGCAAGCTCTCTCATCTCCCGGAAGTCAAGGAGGCTGACcgcagcgagctcggcccccAAGCTCGCTTCACCATCACCAACCTCCGCGACACTCTCACGCACATCAACTCGCCTTTGAGCACCTTCCAGCGACAGATGGATCTCGAACGCGCCTCgtacgcggccgccgaggcggagctcGCCCACTCCGCCAAGGCCTTGGAAGAGGCTGGCCTCTCCGACGTCGTTGGCAATTCTCGCCttcagcgcgacgagctgcaagGCCACATGCACCGCTGGCATGTCCTGTTGACCGAGTACCTCGAGCAGGACATCAAGGAGATGCGCGAGCGGGTGGACAACAAAAACTTGACCAAGGCTGAACTGCTAGCCCCAAGGTACTCGTCCAACGCCAAGATGAAGGACAGCGCCATGCTCCTTTACTTGACCGTCCTCCCCCCCAAGAAGATGGCCCTCATCACCATCCTCGAAGTCATGCGCATGATCGGATCCGGAGGCGTCACAGACGGCATGAAGACTTTGCGAGGTGTCTTGTCTGTTGGCAAGGCAGTCGAAACagagcaccgcgccgagacTATCCGCACCGTTGTTGGCACCGACTCTGCCCTGTGGCAACGCGCAGTCGACTCGCAGACGCAAAAGCCTTCGCGCAGGAACATTGGAGAACTGTGGACCCAGATTGGAAAGGAGCGAGAGCAGAGCGCCGCCGAGTCAACTCAGGACATGAGCAACAAGATCAACGCCGATCTTCGCTCCGTCTGGACCCCGCCCTGGTCGCAGATGCTTCAGATGAGCCTTGGAAGCCACCTTGTTGAGGGCCTCATCAAGATCGCCAAGGTCCCGCGCACTGGTGTCGATCCCTTGACTGGTGAGAAGGTCACCGAGGAGCAGCCAGCTTTCAACCACGAGTACGAGTACTTGCGCGGCAAGAAGCTCGGTGTCATCCGCCTCAACCCAGTTGTCGCTTCGCGCTTGGCTGCCGACTCGGTTCGCCAGGTGATTCACCCCAAGCACCTGCCCATGCTTGTTCCCCCTCGCCCATGGACCCAGTGGAACGACGGCGCGTACCTTGCCACCCCCGTCACGATGATGCGCTTCAAGGACTCTGTCGAGCAGATGAACTACCTCAAGGCTGCTAGCCAAAACGACCACCTCACCCCGGTTTTCCACGGTCTTGATGTCCTATCGTCGACTCCTTGGCGCATCAACCGTGGAGTCTTTGACGTTGTGCTCGAGGCGTGGAACTCGGGCGAGGCTATCGGCGATATTCCTGCGACCCCCGACAAGACAACCTACGTGATGCCCGAGAAGCCGGACCCGAGGGACACGGACCCGGCCAAGCGATCGTCGTACGTGCACAACCTCAAGATGGTCTTGGCCCAGCAGCGCAAGGACCACGCCGAGCGATGCAAGTACAACTACAACCTCGAGATTGCCCGCTCGTACCTCAACGACGTCTTCTACATTCCCCACAACATGGACTTCCGCGGTCGCGCCTACCCGATCCCGCCTCACCTGTCGCCTGTCGGTGACGATCTTTGCCGTGGCTTGTTGACGTTTGGCATCAAGAAGCCCCTTGGCGCGCAAGGCCTCAAGTGGCTTCAGATCCATCTCGCCAACGTGACTGGCTTTGACAAGGCCAGCTTCGAGGACCGTGCCAAGTATGCCCAGgagcacgaggccgacatcTTTGACTCGGCCGACAACCCGCTCACTGGCCGTCGTTGGTggctcaaggccgaggacccGTGGCAGTGCCTCGCGGTGTGCAAGGACCTgaccgccgccctccgctcGCCCGACCCGACCAAGTACGAGTCGAGCCTCCCCGTGCACCAGGACGGCACCTGTAACGGCATGCAGCACTACGCTGCCCTCGGTGGCGATGTGCGCGGTGCCAAGGCTGTCAACCTCGAGAAGGGTGACCGCCCCGCCGACATTTACACCGgtgtcgccgacctcgtcaatGCTTCGATTgaggaggacaagaagaaCAATGTCCCTGTGGCGCTGCTTATCGACGGACCCCTCGGCCGAAAGGTTGTCAAGCAGACTGTCATGACGACTGTGTACGGTGTCACGTTCATCGGTGCCCGCGATCAGATCGCCAAGCAGCTCATTGCCCGTGGCGGCCTtaccggcgacgacgtctaCATGGTCTCTTCGTATGTCGCCCGCAAGGTTCTTGCCTCGATCGGTGATCTGTTCAGTGGTGCCCGTGCTATCCAGGACTGGCTCACAATGAGCGCTCGCCTCGTTGCCAAGTCGATCCCTCCCGAGCGTCTGTCGATTGCCACTGCCCCTGAGGACCCCagcaagaagaagaggaagtCGGACGCGGGCAAGGGACGTCTGTCCAAGGAGCTCATGACGGCCGTGGTGTGGACCACGCCGTTGGGCCTCCCAGTTGTTCAGCCGTACCGCAAGGCTGCCAAGAAGCAGATCATGACTTCGCTCCAGACCGTCTTCATCCACGACCCCAACGCCCCGTCCGAGGTTAGCCCTCAGAAGCAGGCCACTGCCTTCCCTCCCAACTTTgtccactcgctcgacgccacgcACATGCTGCTCACTGCCGTGCAGTGCAACCAGTCCAACATTCAGTTTGCGTCGGTGCATGACTCGTACTGGACGCACGCGGCGACTGTCGAGCCCATGTCTGAGGTCATCCGCGACACGTTCATCCACCTGCACACGCAAAACTTGatcggcgagctgcacgacgagTTCCTCGAGCGCTACGGCGACAACTGCATCCCGATCAACAGGGATAGTGCGTACTTTAAGAACATTGcggagaagcgcaaggcgagCGAGAAGAGGACCAAGGCTGTCGAGGCGTCTGAAGCAGCGGTTGGGGAGGTCGATGACGCTaccgcctcgctcgccgatgccgatgccgatgccgacgccgaccaagACCCTGACTCGGCGATTGTGAACGAGAAGGTTGTCGAGGGATCCGAGGGCATTGACCTGTCCGAGGTTAACGAGGACATGGAGGTCCTGACGCTCAACGGCCACAAGTTTGTGCGCTTCCGCGACATTCTTCCccgtcctccacctcgtgGTGTGTTTGACGTTGAGAAGATCCGTGACTCGGCATACTTCTTCTCGTAG
- the SPCC1020.03 gene encoding putative metal transporter: MLLLRPAARMAAVRARLPLPPASRLSVLSAAARCSSIPASSCPPRRLHSSKPTPPTSSSSSASTAPKPAHDHDHDHDHEHGHSLFHSHSHDHEHGHSLFHSHSHDHHHGSDGAEQIINAFKTGKLDRGTKITLLGLGSNVALTISKGLAGLFMNSASLLAEAGHSLSDLLGDFVTLATWRISRKPPNDRFPWGYAKFETCGTLAVSVILVGGAIGIGLHSYHLLLQVLIPYLESLPPDSILHGLQAWLPSSVPSPLLELFHAHGVGEHAHDHAHAVGDAHSHATVAAGSASGAILNPHAAWFALASVVIKEWLYQVTNKVAKEEHSPVLRANALHHRADALTSLVALGSIVGSSLGGYSFLDPLGGIAVSFFILQQGLSLSKVATMELLDVGIDAKSQKSIEDIVDGLVDHHSLLGCRNVRGVRSGGQIVLDLTIVVPASMTVRDSHAVEQRVRDAIMAAKKETREVKIHVHGDDGLVIPSHKHTDDAAPTPPSPNGSNNDFGRDGC; this comes from the exons ATGCTGCTCCTGCGCCCGGCTGCgcgcatggcggcggtgcgtgcgcgcctgccgctgccgccggcgtcgaggctgagcgtgctgtctgcggcggcgcgctgctcatcAATaccggcgtcgtcgtgcccccCGCGACGACTGCACTCGAGTAAGCCGACTCCGCCGACTTCTTCTTCGTCATCAGCGTCGACTGCGCCAAAACCCgcgcacgaccacgaccatgaccacgaccacgagcaCGGCCACTCGCTGTtccactcccactcccacgaCCACGAGCACGGCCACTCGCTGTtccactcccactcccacgaccaccaccacggctCGGACGGCGCAGAGCAGATCATCAACGCCTTCAAGACGGGCAAGCTGGACCGCGGCACCAAGATCACGCTGCTGG GCCTGGGATCCAACGTCGCGCTTACAATCTCCAAGGGCCTCGCGGGCCTGTTCATgaactcggcgtcgctgctcgccgaggcgggccaCTCGCTGTCCGATCTCCTCGGT GACTTTGTCACCCTCGCGACCTGGCGCATTAGCCGCAAGCCGCCAAACGACCGCTTTCCCTGGGGCTACGCCAAGTTTGAGACGTgcggcacgctcgccgtgagcgtcatcctcgtcggcggcgctaTCGGCATCGGCCTCCACTCGTACCACCTGCTCCTGCAAGTGCTCATCCCGTACCTCGAgtcgctgccgcccgacTCGATCCTGCACGGGCTGCAAGCGTGGCTGCCCTCGTCGGTGCCTTCGCCTCTGCTGGAGCTGTTCCACGCCCATGGAGTTGGAGAGCACGCCCACGACCATGCTCATGCTGTCGGCGACGCACACTCCCACGCTACCGTGGCCGCTGGTTCCGCCTCAGGCGCTATTCTCAACCCCCACGCTGCGTGGTTCGCCTTAGCCAGTGTCGTGATCAAGGAGTGGCTTTACCAGGTCACGAACAAGGTCGCCAAGGAGGAACATTCGCCTGTGTTGAGAGCGAACGCGCTGCA ccaccgcgccgacgccctcacCTCCCTCGTGGCCCTTGGCTCGATCGTCGGGTCAAGTCTAGGCGGCTACTCGTTCCTCGACCCACTCGGCGGCATCGCCGTCTCCTTCTTCATCCTACAGCAGGGCCTATCGCTCTCCAAGGTGGCGACGATGGAGCTCCTGGACGTGGGCATTGACGCCAAGTCGCAAAAGTCGATAgaggacattgtcgacggGCTGGTCGACCACCACAGCCTGCTCGGGTGCCGCAATGTGCGCGGTGTGCGCTCTGGCGGCCAgatcgtcctcgacctcacgaTTGTCGTGCCCGCCAGCATGACGGTGCGTGAcagccacgccgtcgagcagcgggtgcgcgacgccatcatggccgccaagaaggagaCGCGCGAGGTCAAGATCCACgtgcacggcgacgacgggctcgtgATCCCCAGCCACAAgcacaccgacgacgccgcgccgaccccgccctcgccaaaCGGGAGCAACAACGACTTTGGCCGCGACGGGTGTTAG
- the CNAG_01239 gene encoding Chitin deacetylase: protein MIPALLLAALPIAAAAPWAQPEDSPVYGLFKRQGHTYPPALAVPPVSGIPQEWLNKLNAVKDQIANNPISTPVVSADSNAVTYPNGTNLEASGICAYTTGCTTKDDIWAGPDGAFLITFDDGPGAGTTNLSDFLESKQMSTHATHFMIGGSIVGAPELFKGVFDRGGHIASHTWSHSRMTILSNEQIVGELGWTMQAISDNTGGRLPLFWRPPYGDLDNRVRDVAKKVFGLETVVWNRDSNDWKIAREGKAPVEKVFDDWAAGPKSPGLNVLMHEINTGTVDIFIAKFQKFVDAGWKVLNVAEAFNKPMYFNAADNKAQVTPMTIDQLGAQGAAPANSSASASASGGASAGASAGASGSASHSGFASGTAAPTATKPSSASRGFVAPVATIVVAVLAAALI from the exons ATGAtccccgccctcctcctcgccgccctccccatcgcggccgccgctccgTGGGCCCAGCCCGAGGACAGCCCCGTCTACGGCCTGTTCAAGCGCCAGG GCCACACCTACCCCCCTGCGCTCGCCGTTCCCCCCGTCTCGGGCATCCCCCAGGAGTGGCTCAACAAGCTCAACGCGGTCAAGGACCAGATCGCCAACAACCCCATCTCGACCCCCGTCGTGTCCGCCGACAGCAACGCCGTCACCTACCCCAACGGCACCAACCTCGAGGCCTCGGGCATCTGTGCCTACACCACCGGCTGTACTACCAAGGACGACATCTGGGCCGGTCCTGACGGCGCGTTCCTG ATCACGTTCGACGACGGACCCGGTGCCGGCACGACCAACCTCTCCGACTTCCTCGAGAGCAAGCAGATGTCGACGCACGCGACCCACTTCATGATTGGTGGCTCGATTGTCGGCGCCCCCGAGCTCTTCAAGGGCGTCTTCGACCGCGGAGGCCACATTGCCTCGCACACCTGGTCGCACTCGCGCATGACCATCCTCTCCAACGAGCAGattgtcggcgagctcggctggACCATGCAGGCCATCTCGGACAACACTGGTGGCCGTCTCCCTCTCTTCTGGCGCCCCCCTtacggcgacctcgacaaccGTGTCCGCGACGTCGCCAAGAAGGTCTTTGGCCTCGAGACTGTCGTCTGGAACCGTGACTCGAACGACTGGAAGATTGCCCGTGAGGGCAAGGCCCCCGTCGAGAAGGTCTTTGACGACTGGGCCGCTGGACCCAAGAGCCCCGGCCTCAACGTCCTCATGCACGAGATCAACACCGGCACCGTCGACATCTTCATCGCCAAATTCCAGAAGTTTGTCGACGCCGGATGGAAGGTCCtcaacgtcgccgaggccttCAACAAGCCCATGTActtcaacgccgccgacaacaaGGCTCAGGTCACCCCCATGACCATtgaccagctcggcgcccagggtgccgcccccgccaactcgtcggcctcggcctcggcctcgggaGGTGCCTCTGCCGGCGCTTCCGctggcgcctcgggctcTGCCTCGCACTCGGGCTTTGCCTCGGGCACTGCCGCCCCCACTGCCACCaagccctcgtcggcctcgcgcggcTTTGTCGCCCCCGTCGCGAccattgtcgtcgccgtcctcgccgccgccctcatcTAA